The sequence GTTTTTGTATTTTTTCTCAATATCGTCAAAAGATAAATCGGAAAAATGTTTGTAAATAGTCATAAGGTTGGCGATGGCTGGCCTTTTTAAATCATATTCTATGGTAGTTCCAGAATCCGTGACCGCTTTCTTTATTTTTTGCTCAATAACGGCGGGGGAGTCAGTTAGGGAGATATAATTGTTTGAATTGGCGGCGCTTTTTGACATCTTCTTTAATGGATTATCAAGTCCCATAATTCTGGCGGTTTCTTTGTTGATGAGCGGCTGGGGGACGGTGAACGATTTTCCGTAGAGATGGTTAAAGCGTCGCGCCAACGATCGCGCCAGTTCAATGTGCTGTTTTTGGTCTTCGCCAACAGGAACGGCGTCGGTTTGGTAAAGCAAAATGTCGGCTGCCATGAGGACAGGGTAATCAAAAAGTCCGACATTAACTTTGTTTTTATGCTGTTCGGATTTGTCCTTGAATTGCGTCATCCATTCTAATTCGGGGATTTTCGTGATTGTGTTTAAAAGCCATGCCAATTCGGAGTGTTCGGAAAGATGGGACTGGACGAAAACAACACTTTTTTTATGGTCAATTCCAGCCGCTAAATAGATCGCTGCCATTTCTAAAACGGCTTTTCTTAATTTTTGAGGGTCTTGGGGAACGGTTATAGCGTGCAAATCAACGACGCAAAAAATAGAATTATATTCGTTTTGGAGTTCAACCCAGTTTTTGATGGCGCCCAGGTAGTTGCCGATATGGGCGATGCCAGTTGGCTGAACGCCGCTGAAGATGGTTTTTTTCATTTTTTTTGAAAGGCCTTGATAATTGGTTTCAGGTCGCCTTCTATGATTTTTTCCAAATTATGCCAGGATTTATTAATGCGATGGTCGGTGACGCGGTTTTGGGGGAAGTTGTAGGTGCGGATTTTTTCGGCTCGCATCGCGGAACCGATTTGCTCGCGTCGTTCGGCGCTTTCCTTTGCCATTTCTTCTGATTGCTTTTTCGCCAAAAGGCGAGCCCGCAAAACATTCATTGCTATTTCTTTGTTGTGTTGTTGAGACCTTCCTTCTTGGCAGTTAACCATAATACCTGTCGGCTTGTGGATAATTCTGACGGCGGATTCGGTTTTATTGACATGCTGTCCGCCTGGTCCCGAGGAACGCAGAACATCAATCCTTAAATCGCGCGGGTCAATTTTTAATTCTGTTTCGGCGACTTCGGGCATAATAGCGACCGAAGCAGTTGAGGTGTGAATTCTTCCCGATTTTTCCGTGGTCGGAATTCGCTGGACGCGATGAACGCCAGCTTCTTGCTTAAGTTTATCATACACATCATCGCCCTTTATTCCAAAAATGATTTCGCGGCAGCCGCCTGCTTCTTTAATGTGTCTTTCAATTAAATTGGTTTTCCAACCTTGTTTTTCCGCGAAACGGGAATACATCCGAAAAAGATCGGACGCGAAAAACGCCGCTTCCTCTCCGCCGGCGCCAGCTCTGATTTCAATGATGATGCCTTTGCTCATTTTTTATTTTTTGAGTTTGAGTCCTGCTTTCTTATCCTTTTGGGCCATTCTTTGTTTGAATTTTTCTATTTGGCCTGTTTCAATGACTCGTTCTTTGCCTGTATAGAAAGGATGACAAGCGGAACAGATTTCCACTTCCATTTCAGGAACAGTTGAGCCAAATTCAAACTTAGCGCCGCAAACGCATTTGACTTTTGCTTTGGGATAATATTTAGGATGTATATCTTTTTTCATATTACGGGTAATATATCAGATAAAGATGGATTGAGCAAGAGCTGAGGACGGGAGCAAGTGCTTGCCTTAATTTTAAATTATGATATACTTTCCGCAGGCCTCTTATAAAAAAACTTCAAAAGGGGGTTGTTAAATTTATGAAAAAAAAGATTGTAAAAAAGATTGTTGAGAAAAAAGTTGTTAAGGTGACCGACAAGACGGTCAAAAGCGCTCTTCCGAGTTTGGAAGATATGCTTGGCGCGGGAGTCCATTTCGGTCATCGGGCGTCCAAGTGGAATCCAAAAATGAAGCCGTATGTTTTTACTACTCGCAGCAATGTTCACATTATTGATTTAGAAAAGACGGCGGCGAAGTTTGAGAAGGCATTGGAATTTTTGCGCCAAATCAAAAAGCAAAATGGAACGATTATTTTCGTCGGAACAAAAATCGCCGCGAAAGATATTGTTAAAAAGACGGCCGAGGAATGCGCGATGCCTTTCGTGACGGAAAGATGGATCGGGGGAACGCTGACTAACTTTAAGGTTATTTCAAAACGACTCAAGCATTACCGTGATTTAGAAAATGACCAGAAAACAGGGGAGTTGAAAAAATACACCAAGAAAGAACAGCATGATTTCGGAGTTCAATTACAACGGCTTGACCTGCAGTTTGGCGGCATCAAAAATTTAACCAAAATGCCAGACGCGCTTTTGATTATTGACACCCACAAAGAGCAATTAGCGTTAAAAGAAGCGAGGGCGAAGGGGATTTTGACGGTTGGATTGTGTGACACAGACGCCGATCCAACGCTGGTGGATTATCCAATTCCCGCGAACGATGACGCGATTTCGTCTTTGAAATTAATTTTAGGCGCGATCGAGAAGGTCTTAAAATAAAACTATGATTTCAATGGAACAAATTAAACAATTGCGCGAAGAAACCAATGTTTCTGTTATGGAGTGCAAGAACGCCTTAGAAGAGGCGGGCGGCGACATGAAAAAAGCGCTGGAGATTTTGAAAGAAAAAGGCAAAGCAAAAGCGTTAAAGAAGGCGGGTCGGGAAGCGAAACAAGGTTTAGTTGAAGCGTATATTCACAACAATGGCAAAATCGGCGTTGTTTTGGAGTTAAACTGCGAAACAGATTTTGTCGCTAGAAACGAGGACTTTAAAGCGCTGGCGCACGATATTGCGATGCATATCGCGGCGATTGCCCCAAAAGACAAGGAGGAACTTTTACAGCAACCCTTTATTAAGGACGAAAAGCAAAAAATTGAGGACTTGATAAATGGCGCGATTGCTAAATTGGGAGAAAATATTAGAATAGGGGAATTTTCAAGGTTGGAGATATAATTTTCGTTATGCTCACAATTATTCTTTATTTTCTCATTACTTTTAGTTTAATTGGTTTAGGGGTTATTCTTTACCGTAAAATCCCTGTTTTGGCGAATCTTTCAGAGGAGGAGATTATGATTTTGTCCAGAAAGAAGGGAGTAATTGAACGATTTCGGGGGATAGATTATAAACAGCATGGATTTAATTTGATGATTTTTTTAGAAAAACTTTTAAGGCGAATCAAAATCGTGTTTTTGAAAATAGAAAATTTGCTTAACAAATGGATTAAGGGATTGAGGACGCAGTCGCAAATTATGGCCCAGAAGTCCAAAGAGTGGATCAGGCAAAGAGAGATGAAGCGGAGAGAAAAGCAAACGGTTTCGTCCGACAAGACAAACGATGAGGTTTCTATTAGAATAAACGATAAAAAAGAAGACGATTCGCAGTTTGAGAAGAAAATGGACGAAATGGCTCTTGATGATTTAAAAAAACCGATTAAGGAAGAGCAAAAATGGATTGACCTGATTATTGAAAATCCTAAAAATATTACCGCGTATAAGTTTTTGGGATTGTTCTATTGGAAACAGCACAATCACGCCGATGCGAAAGCGTCGTTGGAGATGGCGGTCAAGTTGGGCTCCAAGGACAAAAAAGTAAAAGAAATTTTAAGGGAGATGAAAGAGGCGGAGGAAGAATCGGCCCATGTAGCTCAGGGGTAGAGCAACTGTTTTGTAAACAGTCGGTCGGCGGTTCGAATCCGTCCATGGGCTCTGGGTTCCCAGCGGTGGCAGAACGGTTTATGCGCTGGTCTGTAAAACCAGTTTAAGTAGGTTCGACCCCTACCCGCTGGACAGGATAAAATGAATACAGAAGAAAAAACAAAACTTATTTCCCGCTTTACGGAAGAGGTTATGACGCCGGATGATTTGGCGGAACTTCTGTCTAAGAATGTTTCTCTTAATCACTACATCGGATTTGAAATTTCCGGAAAAATCCACCTTGGGACGGGTTTAATGTGCATGCAGAAAGTTAAAGATTTCCATGACGCGGGCGTAAAGTGCCATATTTTTTTGGCTGACTGGCATACTTGGATTAACGACAAACTTGGCGGGGACAGAGAGGCGATCGGAAGAGTCGCGGTTGGATATTTTAAGGAAGGAATGAGCGCCGCTTATGAATGTCTTGGCGGCAATCCTGAAGATTTGAATTTTATTCTTGGCTCGGAATTGTATCACGGCAATGATGATTATTGGAAGACGATGATTGAAGTGAGCAAACACACGAGTTTGAGCAGAATGCAAAGGAGTATTGACATTTTAGGGCGGAAAGAAGGACAGGCGGTTGATTTCGCTAAATTGATTTATCCAGCAATGCAGGTGGCTGATATTTTCGCGATGCAGATTCATTTTCCGCACGCCGGGTCGGACCAAAGAAAGGCGCAAGTAATCGCGCGCGATGTCGCGAAAAAACTGACAATTATGCCGCTTAAGGCGGGGGAAGAAATCGTTAAGCCGGCGGCTGTCCATCATCATTTAATTTTAGGACTGCAAAAGCCAGCGATTTGGCCCATTCCTTCGGAAATTGACAAGCATGAACTTTGGTCATCAATGAAAATGAGCAAATCAAAGCCCGATAGCGCCGTTTTTATTCACGATTCCGAGGATGAGATAAAACGAAAAGTCATGAAGGCCTTTTGCCCAGAAAAGGAAACTGACTTCAATCCGATTATTGATTGGGCGGAATATTTGATTTTTACGCGAGAAAAGAGTATAACCATAAGGCGAGAGGAAGCGCATGGAGGGAATTTGGAAATTAAAGATATTGAAGAATTAAAAGAACTTTTCCAAAAAGGCGAACTTCACCCCCAAGACCTCAAAAAATTTGTCGCGGAATATTTATCTGATTTGCTCAAGCCAATCAGAGACCGCTTCAGCAAAGGCAAGCCAAAAGAAATGCTGGAGGAATTAGAAACAGTTTTGAAGGGGTAATTTAATAATATGATAAACGAGCAGAAATTAAAAAAATTATACGCGGACGGATTGTCTATGCAAGAAATATCGGAGAAAATGGATTGGGGATACAAAAAGGTAGTTTATTGGATGAGCAAGTATGGTATTTTAAGAAGAACAAGAAGCGAAGCCACTTATGTAAAGAAAAATCCAAACGGAGATCCTTTTAAAATTAAACAAAAATTAAGTTTGAGAGAAAAAGAATTAAAGAGCATGGGGTTAGGATTGTATTGGGGCGAGGGGGACAAAAGCGATTATTCATCTGTTAGATTAGGAAATACCGATTCACGATTGATTAAGAAATTTATAGAGTTTTTAATTCAAATATGCGGCGTTAAGAAAGAAAAACTAAAGTATGAACTCCAAATATTTAATGATGCTGACCAGCAAAAGGCGATTAAATTTTGGATGAAAGAATTAGGAATAAGAAAAGATGATTTTACACAAATAATCAATCATCCACCAAGAGGGGATGGCACATACAGAAATAAAAATCAAACGGGTGTCTTAATAGTTTATTGCCACAATAAAAAACTTAAGAAAGAGATTATAAAAATGTTAGAACAAGTATTGTAGTTTAATAATTTAATAAGCCGATGTAGCTCAGTTGGTAGAGCACCTCCATGGTAAATCTCAAATTTTGCCCATTTTAGCGGAAACGCTGGAATGAATCCCGAATTACGGTTAAAAGCCCAGTACAGGGTTAAGACCGTGGCGTCAATCAAAATTGATACGCCCGAACGACTGACAAGGGAAGCTAAGCTTTGACACAGTGTCAAAGTATGCTTAAGATACAGTCTATCCCTCTAATATGTGCTTATAAAAAATAGGGGCGTACGAGAAGGAGATGGTCCTCGGTTCAAATCCGAGCATCGGCTCAAGGAGGAAGTTAGGCCTTCTGAGTAGTAAATAAAATAAAAAATATGCCACAAGATCACTTAATCAAATTTCAATGTGACGAGTGTAAGAGAATTAACTATTACTCGCGCAAAAATAAAAAGTCAGTTCAAAAGAAATTAGAACTGAAAAAGTTTTGTAATTGGTGTAGGAAGCATACGATTCATAAAGAGTTGAAGAAATAAGGGCGCGTCCGTTAATTGGTTAAACGGCTGGTCTCCAAAACCGGT is a genomic window of Patescibacteria group bacterium containing:
- the trpS gene encoding tryptophan--tRNA ligase translates to MKKTIFSGVQPTGIAHIGNYLGAIKNWVELQNEYNSIFCVVDLHAITVPQDPQKLRKAVLEMAAIYLAAGIDHKKSVVFVQSHLSEHSELAWLLNTITKIPELEWMTQFKDKSEQHKNKVNVGLFDYPVLMAADILLYQTDAVPVGEDQKQHIELARSLARRFNHLYGKSFTVPQPLINKETARIMGLDNPLKKMSKSAANSNNYISLTDSPAVIEQKIKKAVTDSGTTIEYDLKRPAIANLMTIYKHFSDLSFDDIEKKYKNKGYAQFKEGLAETIILGLKSFQEKKAALEKNPKKLEKILQEGAKQAKVKAQKTLKEAKQKMGLI
- a CDS encoding PCRF domain-containing protein; protein product: MSKGIIIEIRAGAGGEEAAFFASDLFRMYSRFAEKQGWKTNLIERHIKEAGGCREIIFGIKGDDVYDKLKQEAGVHRVQRIPTTEKSGRIHTSTASVAIMPEVAETELKIDPRDLRIDVLRSSGPGGQHVNKTESAVRIIHKPTGIMVNCQEGRSQQHNKEIAMNVLRARLLAKKQSEEMAKESAERREQIGSAMRAEKIRTYNFPQNRVTDHRINKSWHNLEKIIEGDLKPIIKAFQKK
- the rpmE gene encoding 50S ribosomal protein L31; amino-acid sequence: MKKDIHPKYYPKAKVKCVCGAKFEFGSTVPEMEVEICSACHPFYTGKERVIETGQIEKFKQRMAQKDKKAGLKLKK
- the rpsB gene encoding 30S ribosomal protein S2, which gives rise to MKKKIVKKIVEKKVVKVTDKTVKSALPSLEDMLGAGVHFGHRASKWNPKMKPYVFTTRSNVHIIDLEKTAAKFEKALEFLRQIKKQNGTIIFVGTKIAAKDIVKKTAEECAMPFVTERWIGGTLTNFKVISKRLKHYRDLENDQKTGELKKYTKKEQHDFGVQLQRLDLQFGGIKNLTKMPDALLIIDTHKEQLALKEARAKGILTVGLCDTDADPTLVDYPIPANDDAISSLKLILGAIEKVLK
- the tsf gene encoding translation elongation factor Ts, which gives rise to MISMEQIKQLREETNVSVMECKNALEEAGGDMKKALEILKEKGKAKALKKAGREAKQGLVEAYIHNNGKIGVVLELNCETDFVARNEDFKALAHDIAMHIAAIAPKDKEELLQQPFIKDEKQKIEDLINGAIAKLGENIRIGEFSRLEI
- a CDS encoding tyrosine--tRNA ligase; this encodes MNTEEKTKLISRFTEEVMTPDDLAELLSKNVSLNHYIGFEISGKIHLGTGLMCMQKVKDFHDAGVKCHIFLADWHTWINDKLGGDREAIGRVAVGYFKEGMSAAYECLGGNPEDLNFILGSELYHGNDDYWKTMIEVSKHTSLSRMQRSIDILGRKEGQAVDFAKLIYPAMQVADIFAMQIHFPHAGSDQRKAQVIARDVAKKLTIMPLKAGEEIVKPAAVHHHLILGLQKPAIWPIPSEIDKHELWSSMKMSKSKPDSAVFIHDSEDEIKRKVMKAFCPEKETDFNPIIDWAEYLIFTREKSITIRREEAHGGNLEIKDIEELKELFQKGELHPQDLKKFVAEYLSDLLKPIRDRFSKGKPKEMLEELETVLKG
- the rpmG gene encoding 50S ribosomal protein L33 → MPQDHLIKFQCDECKRINYYSRKNKKSVQKKLELKKFCNWCRKHTIHKELKK